The Pseudomonas aeruginosa genome includes the window TGGCCACCGCCTACTACAGCACCGGCATCCCGGACATCGAGGTCTACCTGCCGGCGCCGCCGCTGCTGGCCCTGGGCATGCGCCTGATCGACCCGCTGCGTCCGCTGCTCGGTCGGCAACGGGTCCAGGACTGGCTCAAGGGGCAGGTCGACAAACGCATCGCCGGCCCCGACCAGGCGGCCCGCGAGCGCCTGCGCACCTGGGTCTGGGGCGAGGCGCGCAACGCCCGCGGCGAACGCCGCACGGCGCGCCTGGAGACGGCCAACGTGTACGACCTGACCCTGCACGGCGTGCTCCTGGCAGTGCGCCACCTGCTGGACTACCAGGGTCCCGGCGGCTACTTCACGCCATCGCGGTTGCTCGGCGCGCGCTGCGTCGAATCGTTGCCCGGCTCCGGACGAATCACCGTCATCGGCTGATCAGCCTGACACCCGCACCAAGCCGTCGCCGGCGCGGGCGAGCAGGTGCTCGGTGAGCGACGCGAGCAGTTCGCCTCCGTTGCGCCAATAGTGCCAGTACAACGGTACGTCGATGACCTGGCCGGGCAGCAGCTCGACCAGTTCGCCGCGCGCCAGCTCGCCTTGCACCTGGCGCTCCGGCACCAGGCCCCAGCCGAGACCGCCGGCGGTGAGGCGGACGAAACCTTCCGAGGACGGGCAGAGGTGGTGGATGAAACCGCCCTCGACGCCGAGGTCCTTGAGAAAGCGGTGTTGCAGCAGGTCGTCCGGGCCGAACACGATCGCCGGCACACCGGCCAGGGCGGCCGCCTCGACCCCGCGGGGAAAGTGCCGGGCAATGAAATCCGGGCTGGCCAGGCCGCGATAACGCATGGCTCCGAGCAGCAGCGAACGCGCGCCGGCCACCGGCCGCGCGCTACCGCAGACGCAGCCGGCCACTTCGCCCGCGCGCATGCGCTTGAGCCCGACCTCCTGGTCCTCCACCACAAGGTCCAGCAGCACCCGCCGCTCGGCGCAGAAATCGCCCACCGCGGCGGCCCACCAGGTCGCCAGGCTATCGGCGTTGAGAGCGATGCGCAGGCGCTCCGGGGCACCGCCTTCATCCAGGTTCGGCACCCAGCGCTGCAGGTCGCCCTCCAGCAGCCGCACCTGCTGCACATGGTTGAGCAGGCGGCGCCCGAGATCGGTGGGATGCGGCGGCGTCTCGCGCACCAGGACCGGCTGGCCGACCCGCGCCTCGAGCAGCTTGATCCGCTGCGATACCGCCGATTGCGACAGCCCCAGCGCCTGTGCGGCGCGCTCGAAACCGCCCTGCTCCACCACCGCGGCCAGCGCGGCGAGCAACTTGTAGTCGAACAAAATCAGTTTTCCTAATGAGAGATCAGCAGGATTCGTTTTCCTTATAAACCGCCCGCGGCCACACTCGCCAGCACTTTTCCGATCACCCGACGCGGACCGACCATGGCTGGCGAAACCTCGCTGCGCACCCTGCTGCGCACGCTCACTCCCGAACTCAATCCCGGCGACTATGTGTTCTGTACCTGCGCCGATGGCGCGCTGCCGAACGGCGCCGAGCCGCTCGCCAGCTTCCGCGAGCGCGAGGGCCTGACCCTGGTGCTCGAACGCCGGCAGGCCGAACGCCTGGGCCTGCCCTACGAATACGTGGCGGCCTGGATCACCCTGACGGTGCACTCCTCGCTGGCGGCGGTGGGCCTGACCGCCGCCTTCGCCACGGCGCTGGCCGAAGCCGGGATCAGTTGCAACGTGATGGCCGGCTATTTCCACGACCACCTGTTCGTCGCCCGCGACGAGGGCCGGCGCGCCCTCGCCGTGCTCCAGCGGCTGGCGGCGGAGGCACACTGACATGTGGCAGAGCTATCTCAACGGCATCCTGGTGGCTGCCGGCCTGATCATCGCCATCGGCGCGCAGAATGCCTTCGTCCTCGCGCAGAGCCTGCGCCGCGAGCATCACCTCTCGGTGGCCGCGCTCTGCGTGTTCTGCGACGCGGTGCTGGTCAGCCTCGGCGTGTTCGGCCTGGCCAAGCTGCTGCTGGAAAACCCGACGCTGCTGGCCATCGCCCGCTGGGGCGGGATCGCCTTCCTGACCTGGTACGGGCTCAAGGCGCTGCTTCGCGCGTTGCGCCCGGACGCTCTCGGCAACGCCGCGGAAACCGGGCCACGCTCGCGCAAGGCGGTGCTTCTGGCGGCACTGGCGGTCACCCTGCTCAACCCCCACGTCTATCTCGATACCGTACTTCTGATCGGTTCGCTCGGCGCCCAGCAGGCCGCGCCGGGCGCCTATGCCCTCGGCGCGGCCAGCGCCTCGCTGATGTGGTTCTTCGCCCTCGCCCTCGGCGCGGCGTGGCTGGCCCCTGGCTGGCGCGCCCGGCCACCTGGCGCCTGCTCGACCTGATGGTGGCGGCCATGATGCTGGGCATGGCCGCGCAACTGCTGTTCCGGGGATAACGCGGTTTCTGTCTTCCCGAGCGAACCCTCGCGCCGCCAGGCAGTCCAGAGAGAATGTGGCGGTGTTCGCCGGCGAGCTTGCAGAAGCCCGTCGCAGCGCGCCGCCGCCGGCCTTTGCCCCTACAGTTGCTGCGTGGATATGCCCCGACACGGGTGCTATGATCCGGAGTTCGCGGCACTGGGAGCCTAGGCTCCGAGTCGCACCCGGCGCCCTTTCCGGAGCGCTCCGCCGAACGTCCCCCCGGGGATCCAGGACGGGCTCCCGGACAGGCATCGGACCGGCCCCGTGAACCGGTCGCGCGCTAGCCGCGCCAGTCCTGACCTGAGGAAGAATAGGAGAGACACCATGGCTTTCGAATTGCCGCCGCTGCCTTACGAAAAGAACGCCCTTGAGCCGCACATTTCCGCAGAAACCCTGGAATACCACCACGACAAGCACCACAACACCTACGTGGTGAACCTGAACAACCTGATCCCGGGCACCGAGTTCGAAGGCAAGAGCCTCGAAGAGATCGTCAAGAGCTCCTCCGGCGGCATCTTCAACAACGCCGCCCAGGTGTGGAACCACACCTTCTACTGGAACTGCCTGAGCCCGAACGGCGGTGGCCAGCCCACCGGCGCCCTGGCCGACGCCATCAACGCCGCCTTCGGCTCCTTCGACAAGTTCAAGGAAGAGTTCACCAAGACTTCCGTCGGCACCTTCGGTTCCGGCTGGGGCTGGCTGGTGAAGAAGGCCGACGGCTCCCTAGCCCTGGCCAGCACCATCGGTGCCGGCAACCCGCTGACCAGCGGCGACACCCCGCTGCTGACCTGCGACGTCTGGGAACACGCCTACTACATCGACTACCGCAACCTGCGTCCGAAGTACGTCGAGGCGTTCTGGAACCTGGTCAACTGGGACTTCGTAGCGAAGAATTTCGCTGCCTGAGTCTGATCAGAACCACGAAAAAGCCCGGCATTCGCCGGGCTTTTTCGTTTTAATCTGCGGTCCAGGAGCCATCGTCTACCCTCAGGAACTGGTAGACCTTCGCTCGTGATAGCCTCTTGAGGTAAACAAGCTCTTCCTACCGGCTTGTCTTTCGCCCTGGCGACGAACAAGGAAGGCCCCTTGAAACTGGACTCCCGACACAGCCTCTCGCTCAAGCTGCTGCGTGTCGTGCTACTGGCGGCGCTAGCCGTTGGCGTAGTGCTCAGTTGCGCGCAGATCGTCTTCGACGCCTACAAGGCCAAGCAGGCGGTGAGCAGCGACGCCCAACGCATCCTCGCGATGGTCCGCGACCCTTCCACCCAGGCGGTCTACAGCCTCGACCGGGAAATGGCGATGCAGGTCCTCGAAGGCCTGTTCCAGCACGAGGCGGTGCGCCAGGCGAGCATCGGCCATCCCGGCGAGCCGATGCTGGCGGAGAAATCCAGGCCGCTGCTGGACCTGCCGACGCGCTGGCTGACCGACCCGATCCTCGGCCAGGAACGCACCTTCAGCATTCGACTGATCGGCCGCCCGCCCTATAGCGAATACTACGGCGACCTGAAGATCACCCTGGACACCGCGCCCTACGGCGAGAACTTCGTCACCACTTCGGAAATCATCTTCATCTCCGGCATTCTCCGCGCCCTGGCCATGGGCCTGGTGCTGTTCCTGGTCTACCACTGGATGCTGACCAAGCCGCTGTCGAAGATCATCGAACACCTGGTCAGCATCAATCCCGACCGCCCCAGCCAGCACCAGTTGCCGCTGCTCAAGGGGCACGAACGCAACGAGCTGGGGCTCTGGGTGACCACCGCCAACCAGTTGCTCGCCTCGATCGAAAGCAACAGCCACCTGCGCCGCGAGGCCGAGGACAACCTGCTGCGCATTTCCCAGTACGACTTCCTCACCGGCCTGCCGAACCGCCAGTTGCTGCAGCAGCAACTCGACCAGATCCTCGACGGCGCCGGCCGCCAGCAGCGCCGGGTGGCAGTGCTGTGCCTGGGCCTCGACGATTTCAAGGGGATCAACGAGCAGTACACCTACCAGCTCGGCGACCAGTTGCTGATCGCCCTCGCCGACCGCCTGCGCGGGCACAGCGCGCGGCTCGGTTCGCTGGCGCGCCTGGGCGGCGACCAGTTCGCCCTGGTCCAGGCCGACATCGAGCAACCCTACGAGGCGGCCGAACTGGCGCAGAGCATCCTCGACGGCCTGGAAGCGCCGTTCGAGATCGACCAGCACGAGGTGCGCCTGCGCGCCACCATCGGTATCACCCTGTTCCCCGAGGACGGCGAGACCACGGAGAAACTGCTGCAGAAGGCCGAGCAGACCATGACCCTGGCCAAGACCCGCTCGCGCAACCGCTACCAGTTCTACATCGCCAGCGTGGACAGCGAGATGCGTCGCCGCCGGGAACTGGAAAAGGACCTGCGCGACGCCCTGCAGCGCCACGAGCTGCACCTCGTCTACCAGCCGCAGGTGGACTACCGCGACCACCGCGTGGTCGGCGTCGAGGCGCTGCTGCGCTGGCAACATCCGTTGCACGGCTTCGTCCCGCCGGACCTGTTCATCCCGCTGGCGGAACAGAACGGCAGCATCTTCAGCATCGGCGAGTGGGTGCTCGACCAGGCCTGCCGGCAGTTGCGCGAATGGCACGACCAGGGCTTCGACGACCTGCGCATGGCGGTCAATCTTTCCACCGTGCAGCTCCACCACAACGCCCTGCCACGGGTGGTCAGCAACCTGCTGCAGGTCTACCGCCTGCCGGCGCGCAGCCTGGAGCTGGAAGTCACCGAGACCGGCCTGATGGAGGACATCTCCACTGCCGCCCAGCACCTCCTCAGCCTGCGCCGCGCCGGCGCGCTGATCGCCATCGACGATTTCGGCACCGGCTATTCCTCGCTGAGCTACCTGAAGAGCCTGCCGCTGGACAAGATCAAGATCGACAAGAGTTTCGTCCAGGACCTGCTGCAGGACGAGGACGACGCGACCATCGTTCGCGCCATCATCCAGCTCGGCAAGAGCCTGGGCATGCAGGTGATCGCCGAGGGCGTGGAAACCGCCGAGCAGGAGGCGTACATCATCGCCGAAGGTTGCAACGAAGGTCAGGGCTACCTGTACAGCAAGCCGCTGCCGGCCAGGGAACTGACCCAGTACCTCAAGCAGGCGCGACGCCTGAGCCAGGCCACCAGCAGCGAACGGCCCTGATCAGAACAGGCGGCTGAACAGCCAGCCCGCCAATAGCGCGCTGCCCAGGCAGAGCAACGCGGCCCCCGCCGCCTGGCGGCGCAGTTGCACGGCGAGATCGTCCTCGCCCTGGCTGGAGAGAATGAAGGGATGCGCCTCCCCCGGCTTGCCGAGCCGGTGGCGGGTCGGCGCGGCGCTGCTTGCCCGATGCCGATCCTCGGCCTCCAGCCGTGCCGCCAGGCGCACCCGGTTCCATTCGCGCTCGTCCAGCTCGCCGTTGCCGTCGCTGTCGAAGCGCGCCAGCAGCCCGTGGAAATCGCCCTTCCATTCACGGATCACCGCACCCTGCGCCCGTTCGGCATCGAGTCCCTGGCGACCGCCACCGCTGCTGCGGAATTCGCCCAGCGCATAGAGCGGCTCGCCGGCATGCAGGCGCTCCTCGGTGTAGCGGTAGAGCCGCTCTCCGCCGACCAGGGTGCCGAAGCTCTCCAGCAGTCGCAGGGTATCGATCGGTGCTTCGCGAAAAGCCTCCCAGCGCTGCTGGGTCAAGGGTCGCACCTCGGCGCCGCGTGGGTCGACCAGGCAGGCATCGGTGGCATCGCGCAAGCCGAATGGCGACTCGCTGGCACCTTTGTCGACGGTGCGCCAGGCCTTCTCGCGGCCACTGCGCTTTTCCTCGACTTCGATGCGGTAGCGCCACCACAGGCACGGCTTGCCGGTCAAGGGAGCCTGCAGCGGGCCTTCCGGGCCCTCCTCGAGCACCCCGTAGAGTTCGACGAAACCCTGCGCCGCCGAACGGATCCGCGAGGTCGGTACGTCGCCGAGCAGACGCGCCCGGGCAAGGCGGTGCACGAACTGCCAGCCGGCCCAGGCGCAGAGCCCCAGGCTGGCGGCGATGAACAGCCAGCGCAGGTCGAAGTCCATCTCAGCCGAACAGGGCCTTGAGATCGACGTCGGCCTTCTCCGCCTCGCTGAACTGCAACAGCTCGGCGGCCTTGAAGCCAGCGACACGAGCGATCAGCAGGTCGGGAAATTGCTCGATGCGCACGTTGTTCAGGTTCACCGCCTCGTTGTACAGCTCGCGGCGATCGGCGATCCCGTTCTCCAGGCCGCTGATGCGCTGGGAAAGGAACTGGAAACTTTCGTTGGCCTTGAGCTGCGGGTAGTTCTCGGCCAGCGCGAAGAGCTGCCCCAGGCCGGCGCGCAGGCCGCTCTCGGCCTTGCCCAGGGCATTCACGTCGGCGCGCTCGCGGGCGCTGGCGACGGCGTTGCGGGCGGCGATGACCCGCTCCAGGGTGGCGCGCTCGTGCTGCATGTATTGCTTGCAGGCCTCGACCAGCTTCGGCAGCTCGTCATGGCGCTGCTTGAGGAGCACGTCGATGTTGGCCCAGGCCTTGCCCACGGCGTGCTTCAGCCGTACCAGGCCGTTGTAGAGCACCACCGCGTAGCCGGCGAGCAGCAGCAGGACAACCCAGAACGCGATAGCGGTCAGACTCATGGACGGAGCTCCGGAAGAAGATGCTGGCATTCTAGCTGCGCCCGACATGTCCAGGCACGACGGCGATCACGCTGCGCCCTTTTCAAAAATGCAAATCTTTCGCATTATGTGGCAGTTTTTTAACGCCCTCGCGGGTGTTTCCGACAAGCGCGCGCCGCTTCGGCACGCCACCAATAAAGCAAAGGAATCCGCCATGACTCGTATGCCCCTGGCCACCGCCAGTCTGCTGGCCCTCGCCATCTCCCTCGCCGGCTGCGGCGACGACAAGAAAGCCGAAGCGCCCGCAACACCGGCGGCCAGCACGCAGCCCGCCGCGCCCGCCGCCGCCCCGGCCGCCAAGGTCGACGAGGCCGCCGCCAAGGCGGTGATCAAGAACTACGCGGACCTCGCCGAAGCCACCTTCGCCGATGCCCTGAGCACCGCCAAGGACCTGCAGAAAGCCATCGACGCGTTCCTCGCCAAGCCTGACGCGGAGACCCTGAAAGCCGCCAAGGAAGCCTGGTTCGCCGCTCGTACCCCTTACTCCCAGAGCGAAGCCTTCCGCTTCGGCAACGCGATCATCGACG containing:
- a CDS encoding LysR family transcriptional regulator ArgP; this encodes MILFDYKLLAALAAVVEQGGFERAAQALGLSQSAVSQRIKLLEARVGQPVLVRETPPHPTDLGRRLLNHVQQVRLLEGDLQRWVPNLDEGGAPERLRIALNADSLATWWAAAVGDFCAERRVLLDLVVEDQEVGLKRMRAGEVAGCVCGSARPVAGARSLLLGAMRYRGLASPDFIARHFPRGVEAAALAGVPAIVFGPDDLLQHRFLKDLGVEGGFIHHLCPSSEGFVRLTAGGLGWGLVPERQVQGELARGELVELLPGQVIDVPLYWHYWRNGGELLASLTEHLLARAGDGLVRVSG
- a CDS encoding ACT domain-containing protein — protein: MAGETSLRTLLRTLTPELNPGDYVFCTCADGALPNGAEPLASFREREGLTLVLERRQAERLGLPYEYVAAWITLTVHSSLAAVGLTAAFATALAEAGISCNVMAGYFHDHLFVARDEGRRALAVLQRLAAEAH
- the sodB gene encoding superoxide dismutase [Fe] — translated: MAFELPPLPYEKNALEPHISAETLEYHHDKHHNTYVVNLNNLIPGTEFEGKSLEEIVKSSSGGIFNNAAQVWNHTFYWNCLSPNGGGQPTGALADAINAAFGSFDKFKEEFTKTSVGTFGSGWGWLVKKADGSLALASTIGAGNPLTSGDTPLLTCDVWEHAYYIDYRNLRPKYVEAFWNLVNWDFVAKNFAA
- the bifA gene encoding cyclic-di-GMP phosphodiesterase BifA, which produces MKLDSRHSLSLKLLRVVLLAALAVGVVLSCAQIVFDAYKAKQAVSSDAQRILAMVRDPSTQAVYSLDREMAMQVLEGLFQHEAVRQASIGHPGEPMLAEKSRPLLDLPTRWLTDPILGQERTFSIRLIGRPPYSEYYGDLKITLDTAPYGENFVTTSEIIFISGILRALAMGLVLFLVYHWMLTKPLSKIIEHLVSINPDRPSQHQLPLLKGHERNELGLWVTTANQLLASIESNSHLRREAEDNLLRISQYDFLTGLPNRQLLQQQLDQILDGAGRQQRRVAVLCLGLDDFKGINEQYTYQLGDQLLIALADRLRGHSARLGSLARLGGDQFALVQADIEQPYEAAELAQSILDGLEAPFEIDQHEVRLRATIGITLFPEDGETTEKLLQKAEQTMTLAKTRSRNRYQFYIASVDSEMRRRRELEKDLRDALQRHELHLVYQPQVDYRDHRVVGVEALLRWQHPLHGFVPPDLFIPLAEQNGSIFSIGEWVLDQACRQLREWHDQGFDDLRMAVNLSTVQLHHNALPRVVSNLLQVYRLPARSLELEVTETGLMEDISTAAQHLLSLRRAGALIAIDDFGTGYSSLSYLKSLPLDKIKIDKSFVQDLLQDEDDATIVRAIIQLGKSLGMQVIAEGVETAEQEAYIIAEGCNEGQGYLYSKPLPARELTQYLKQARRLSQATSSERP
- a CDS encoding GIDE domain-containing protein gives rise to the protein MDFDLRWLFIAASLGLCAWAGWQFVHRLARARLLGDVPTSRIRSAAQGFVELYGVLEEGPEGPLQAPLTGKPCLWWRYRIEVEEKRSGREKAWRTVDKGASESPFGLRDATDACLVDPRGAEVRPLTQQRWEAFREAPIDTLRLLESFGTLVGGERLYRYTEERLHAGEPLYALGEFRSSGGGRQGLDAERAQGAVIREWKGDFHGLLARFDSDGNGELDEREWNRVRLAARLEAEDRHRASSAAPTRHRLGKPGEAHPFILSSQGEDDLAVQLRRQAAGAALLCLGSALLAGWLFSRLF
- a CDS encoding LemA family protein, encoding MSLTAIAFWVVLLLLAGYAVVLYNGLVRLKHAVGKAWANIDVLLKQRHDELPKLVEACKQYMQHERATLERVIAARNAVASARERADVNALGKAESGLRAGLGQLFALAENYPQLKANESFQFLSQRISGLENGIADRRELYNEAVNLNNVRIEQFPDLLIARVAGFKAAELLQFSEAEKADVDLKALFG